DNA sequence from the Acidimicrobiales bacterium genome:
TCCAGACGTTCCCGGCGGTCGTCCTGGCCGGCCCGCTCCGCTTCACCGAGCGCGAGTACTTCGAGGCCGACGACGAGTCCCGTGGCAACGTCGCGGTCGAGTTCTGATCGCCTGCTGAGCCCACCGTGCCCACCATCACCGCTCGACTGCTGCTGGTCGCCCCTGCCGTCGTCGCCTTCCTCTTCACGACGCTGATCGTCGGCATCGTCGCGCCCGGTTCGCTGGCGTGGATCATCGCCCTCGTGATCGGGCTCGCCGCGGCGTTCGTGGTGATGTTGGTCCTGGAACGGCGGGCCCCCGACGCGGCCCTGCGCTCACTCGGGGCGGTGCCGATTCCGGCCGGGTCCGAGCCTCGGCTCGAGAGCCTCGTCGAGAGCGTCTGTGCGAGCCACGGCATCAGCGAACCCCGGCTCTACCTCGTCGAGTCGTTCGCCCCCGACGCGGCGGTGGCCGGCAATGCCGCCGACACCCGGCTGGTGATCACCACCGGTGCGCTGCGTCAGCTCGATCGGCTCGAGCTCGAAGCCGTCGTGGCGCGCGAGCTGGTGCAGTTCGGCAGCGGGATACATGCAGCCACCGTGCTGGCTGCCGTCGCCCCGCTCTACGGTCCTTTCGCGGCGCGTGTCCGCGATCGAGTTCTGGACGATCGTCGACTCGCTCGAGTCGACATCGACGGAGTGCAGCTCACTCGCTACCCCCCGGCCCTGGCCGCGGTGTTCGAGAAGGCTGCCGCATCGGATGGTGTGCCGGATCGGCCCGCCTCCCGTCACCTCTGGCTGGTTGGGCCGCGTGGTGTCGCCGATGCAGTTCAACCTGCGCTGGGCGAGCGTATCGACACCCTTCGGGAGCTCTAAATGCAATTCAACCGTCGCAGCCTGCTGGCTGCTGGTGGCGCCCTTGTCGCGCTGATCCTGATCATCATCGTGGTCGTCGTCTCCGGTGGAGGCGACGACGAACCAGAGGCGTCGCCGACCACCACGTCGTCGACCTCCTCGACGACGAGCACGACCACGACGACGACCCTGCCCGATGGGCCGGTGGCCCCGCTCACCGGCGAGCCGATCGACGAGGACTCGCCGCTGCTGGACCAGGCCGCCGTCGTCGTCAAGATCTCGAACAACTCGACGGTCCAGGACAACTGGAGTGGTATCGACCTCGCCGACGTCGTGATCGAGGAGCGCATCGAGGACAACGCCACGCGCTTCGCGGTGATCTTCCACAGCAACCTGCCCGAGCGGGTCGGGCCGATCCGGTCCGGTCGGACGAGCGACATCGATCTGCTCACGAACCTCGGCCATCCGATACTCGTGTACTCGGGTGCGAATCCGACCGTCACCGGTCAGTTGCGCGGTCTCCAGAGCGGCGGGCTCGTCGAGCTCGTCGTGGACCGTGGCACCAACGTCGATCTCGTGCGCGACACCGACTTCCGGGCACCGGACAACCTGTTCTCGAATCTGCCCGAGATCGTGGAGAAGTACGGCGAGGCCGCCGGCGCGGCCGCACCCCTCTTCACCTATCGCTCCGCCGATGACGATCGAGTCGCGGGTGATGACGGACCGGGGGCCACGGTGACCGGCCAGAACGACGTGAGCTGGGTGTTCGACGAGGCGCTCGGCTACGTCCGGGTGCAGGACGGCGAGATCCACGCCACGCAGGACGGCGCGCCGTTCGCGTTCGACAACGTCGTGCTGCTGGAGGTGGAGTACACCCCGAGCACCTTTGCACCGGGTTCGGTCGACGCCCGGACGGTCGGTACCGGTCCGGTCACCATCATGTCCGGCGGCGAGCAGTGGACCGGCACGTGGATGCGGGACACGCCGGACGACCCGTACAGCTTCTTCGACGCCGATGGCGCGCCACTGGCGCTCGATCCCGGCTCGACCTGGATGAGCCTGGTTCCCGAGGGATCCTACGGCTTCGACCTCGACCCGGAAATCGCGGCGCTCGTGCTGGAGGCCGAGGGATAGCATGACGGGCATGTCTGACAACGATGTGGCTGGCAACAATGCCCGTACGACCGGTACGCAGTTGGTCAAGCGGGGCTTGGCCGAGATGCTGAAGGGCGGCGTCATCATGGACGTCGTCAATCCCGAGCAGGCGAAGGTCGCCGAAGACGCCGGGGCCACCGCCGTGATGGCGCTCGAACGGGTGCCCTCCGACATCCGTCGCGACGGTGGTGTGTCGCGCATGTCCGACCCCGAGATGATCCAGGGCATCCAGGCCACGGTGTCGATTCCGGTGATGGCCAAGGCCCGTATCGGTCACTTCGTCGAGGCGCAGATCCTCCAGGCGCTCGATGTCGACTACATCGACGAGTCCGAGGTCCTCACCCCGGCCGACGAAGCCCACCACATCGACAAGTGGGCGTTCACCGTTCCGTTCGTGTGCGGCGCCACCAACCTGGGCGAGGCGCTGCGCCGCATCTCCGAGGGGGCGTGCATGATCCGGTCCAAGGGCGAGGCCGGCACCGGCAACGTCGTCGAGGCCGTCCGTCACCTGCGTTCGATCATGGGCGACATCCGCAAGATCGGTCAGGCCGACAACGCCGAACTCTTCGACTGGGCCAAGCAGCTCCAGGCGCCGTTGCCGCTCGTCCAGGAGATCGCCGAGACCGGCGAACTCCCGGTGCCGATGTTCTGCGCCGGTGGCATCGCCACCCCCGCCGACGCGTCCCTCGTCATGCAGCTGGGCGCGCAGGCCGTGTTCGTCGGTTCGGGCATCTTCAAGAGCGACGAGCCGGCAAAGATGGCCTCGGCCATCGTCGAGGCGGCCACCCACTTCCAGGATCCCGACATCCTCGTGAAGGTGT
Encoded proteins:
- a CDS encoding DUF3048 domain-containing protein encodes the protein MQFNRRSLLAAGGALVALILIIIVVVVSGGGDDEPEASPTTTSSTSSTTSTTTTTTLPDGPVAPLTGEPIDEDSPLLDQAAVVVKISNNSTVQDNWSGIDLADVVIEERIEDNATRFAVIFHSNLPERVGPIRSGRTSDIDLLTNLGHPILVYSGANPTVTGQLRGLQSGGLVELVVDRGTNVDLVRDTDFRAPDNLFSNLPEIVEKYGEAAGAAAPLFTYRSADDDRVAGDDGPGATVTGQNDVSWVFDEALGYVRVQDGEIHATQDGAPFAFDNVVLLEVEYTPSTFAPGSVDARTVGTGPVTIMSGGEQWTGTWMRDTPDDPYSFFDADGAPLALDPGSTWMSLVPEGSYGFDLDPEIAALVLEAEG
- the pdxS gene encoding pyridoxal 5'-phosphate synthase lyase subunit PdxS translates to MSDNDVAGNNARTTGTQLVKRGLAEMLKGGVIMDVVNPEQAKVAEDAGATAVMALERVPSDIRRDGGVSRMSDPEMIQGIQATVSIPVMAKARIGHFVEAQILQALDVDYIDESEVLTPADEAHHIDKWAFTVPFVCGATNLGEALRRISEGACMIRSKGEAGTGNVVEAVRHLRSIMGDIRKIGQADNAELFDWAKQLQAPLPLVQEIAETGELPVPMFCAGGIATPADASLVMQLGAQAVFVGSGIFKSDEPAKMASAIVEAATHFQDPDILVKVSTGLGDAMKGLEIASLETKLAERGW